GCTTTGGTTGCTTGGCGTGCCTATTCCAGTGATCATTCTGCTATGGCTGTTCTTCGGCCACTGACCGGCTGACTGACGCCAGACCACGACGCGTTGAGTGAGGACGCGTTGAGTGAGAATCGGGGCTCTGTCGCACTGCGGCGGAGCCTGATTTTTGTAAGCCTGATTTTGCAACCGTGTCCTGCCGCAAACCGCGCGCATTTTCGTTGATCTTCGGCTATGAACGCCTCACACGGATCAACGGGAGCGACAACGCGTGGCCGACAACAAGAAGCAACAACTCACCATCTGGGGCCGGGCCAATTCGGTCAACGTACAAAAAGTGCTGTGGTGCCTTGCCGAACTCGATCTTGCCTATGAGCGCATCGATGCCGGCATGCAGTTCGGCAAGAACACCGAGGCGCCGTATCTGGCGATGAATCCGAACGGCCGCGTGCCGACGCTGGTCGACGGCGACTACGTGCTGTGGGAATCCAATTCGGTGATGCGCTATCTCTGCATGGCCTATGGCGAGAGTTCGCCGATCTACCCCTCACAGCCGAAGGCGCGCGCCGGCGTTGACCGCTGGCTCGACTGGACGCTGTCGACGCTGCAGCCGGTCGACCGGCCGGTGTTCTGGGCGCTGGTGCGAACGCCGGCCGAAAAGCGCGACATGGTCGCGATCCAGAAGGATGTCGATGCGGAAGCCGTGGTGTGGCGGATCGTCGAGGCGCAACTGGCGACACGGCGCTTCATCGAAGGCGACCAATTCACGATCGCCGACATCGCGCTCGGCGCCTATGCGCGGCGCTGGCTGGGCGTCGAGGGCGTCACCAAGCCAACACTGCCGAACCTCGATCGCTGGTTTGCGCAGTTCGCGGCGCGTCCCGGCTTCGTCAAGTTCGTCGCGCCACCGATGACGTAAGCACCTTGAAGCGTGTCGTGCCCGGGCAAAAGCGCGAAGCGTGTCTTCGCGCCGATGTCCCCGGGCATGATGGAAGTTGCCATTCTTGTCAGCGCGAGCCGCTGGACACACCGGCGCCGACGCTTATCGCGCCGCCGATTTTCATGCAGGTGTTGGTGCCTTCGATCTTGACGAAGCCCGTGCCGTACTCTGCGCAGGCGTTGGCCGAATTTGAGCGCTTCAGCGGAAGCAGCTTGCCGGACGCTGCCGCCTTGTCGGGCTTTTGGGAACGGGGCTGCTCGGCAGCCGCGGCAACCGAAGGGAGCAACACGGCGATCATTACCATGAGGGGTTTTCGCATCCCGCCTTTTATCCCCGCTTGCGGATCGATGCCAGATCTGAGCCCGTTCCGAATGAACCGGCAAGAAGCCGGAAAACGCTTTAGCGGACGAACTTGACGCCGACCGATTTGCCGCGGCGCCAGACCACCTCGCAGCGGCGTCCGGTTCTGGCGTCGCGCGAAAACGCCAACCGCAACTTCGCCGGCAGCGAATTGGGATCGTCGATCGTGACCTTCGCCCCCGTCGTGGACAGATCCTGCACCACGCATTGGCGCGCGGCAAAACCGCCCTCAAGCGTGATCCACCCAGGCTGACTCAATGATTTGCGCGACTCGCGCTTTTTGCTCGACAGCAAGGCCATGTCGGAAGTTCCCCCGACCCCAGCCTTACGTCATGCGGCTTTAAAATCCGTTGCATCCCCGCCATCCCGAGCGTCGACGGAGATCCAGAACGGCCGAAAAAACGGGTTTTCGAGCGGCTTGCCCACCCGGCCAAACGCCACTATACGTTCGCCCGTCGCCGCCTCCATGAAACATGACGGCCGGCGGCCAACATGGCTCATCAAGCAGACAACATCTTGATATTCCTGTTGTTTTGCTCCCTTCGTCTATCGGTTAGGACGCCACCCTTTCACGGTGGAGAGAGCGGTTCGATTCCGCTAGGGAGCGCCAGCCATTTCAATGGCTAGCCTTCCCTGCCGGCAGCGCTGTCCAACACATGGACAATAAGTGCGTGCGCACGGAGGCAGCAGCATCGCGGGCGCAATCCGCGTCGCATTGTCCTTCGCAGTCCGATGGACGCTGTGGTACTTTCCGCCGGATACCTGATCCCGCCGAAGCGCCATCACGTTGCAAACACTTTC
This portion of the Bradyrhizobium sp. AZCC 2262 genome encodes:
- a CDS encoding glutathione S-transferase family protein; this translates as MADNKKQQLTIWGRANSVNVQKVLWCLAELDLAYERIDAGMQFGKNTEAPYLAMNPNGRVPTLVDGDYVLWESNSVMRYLCMAYGESSPIYPSQPKARAGVDRWLDWTLSTLQPVDRPVFWALVRTPAEKRDMVAIQKDVDAEAVVWRIVEAQLATRRFIEGDQFTIADIALGAYARRWLGVEGVTKPTLPNLDRWFAQFAARPGFVKFVAPPMT
- a CDS encoding PilZ domain-containing protein produces the protein MALLSSKKRESRKSLSQPGWITLEGGFAARQCVVQDLSTTGAKVTIDDPNSLPAKLRLAFSRDARTGRRCEVVWRRGKSVGVKFVR